In one window of Gossypium arboreum isolate Shixiya-1 chromosome 4, ASM2569848v2, whole genome shotgun sequence DNA:
- the LOC108460920 gene encoding protein PLASTID MOVEMENT IMPAIRED 1 yields the protein MATATGRRNSNTQLLDELEALSQSLYQSHISTTRRTASLALSRSSLPPTDEVPEVKFEDNKHSARPRARRLSLSPWRSRPKADDQNDNQVQATRPNELEAKAVSTEKKGIWNWKPIRALTHIGMQKLSCLLSVEVVTAQGLPASMNGLRLSVCVRKKETKDGAVNTMPSRVSQGAADFEETLFVRCHVYCSSGNGKPTKFEPRPFWIYLVAVDAEELDFGRNTVDLSLLIQESVEKSYEGTRVRQWDMSFNLLGKAKGGELIVKLGFQIMEKDGGIGIYNQASGGLQSTKSKNFSASFARKQSKTSFSVPSPRMMSRSEAWTPSQTGVTPDLQGLDDLNLDEPATVPSSSVCVQKSEEPEKMEEIDLPEFDVEDKGVEIQEKELKEAEEEEPEDNKSVSSEVVKEMVNDQLHKTRLTELDSIARQIKALESMMGDEKIVKADEETESQRLDADEETVTREFLQMLEDEGSNEFKDIPHFQLDKAEDDTAGDSDSKAYLPDLGKGLGCVVQTRDGGYLAAVNPLDSLVARKDMPKLAMQVSKPLVIPSDKSLNGFELFQKMAAVGVEKLSSQISSSMPLDEIMGKTAEQIAFEGIASSIIQGRNKEGANSSAARTIAAVKVMATAMNTGRKERIATGIWNVSENPLTAEEILTFSLQKIEGMAVEALKVQAEMAEEEPPFDVSAFSGKAITQDQPLDSAIPLENWTKDYGLTSSEDQLGDPETLTLALVVQLRDPLRRYEAVGGPVLALVHASSGDIEPKKNDEEKRFKVMSLHVGGLKVGTPGKRNIWDSERHRLTAMQWLVAYGLGKSGRKGKQVVSKGQDLLWSLSSRVMADMWLKTMRNPDVKFAK from the coding sequence ATGGCAACTGCAACGGGTCGGAGAAACTCCAATACTCAGCTTTTGGATGAACTGGAAGCACTTAGTCAATCCCTGTACCAATCCCACATCTCCACTACTCGAAGAACTGCTTCCCTTGCTCTTTCTCGGTCTTCTCTTCCACCTACTGATGAGGTCCCCGAAGTTAAATTTGAAGATAATAAGCACAGTGCTAGGCCCCGAGCTCGGCGTTTGTCTTTGTCACCTTGGCGTTCCAGACCAAAAGCTGACGACCAGAATGATAACCAGGTTCAGGCCACGAGACCAAATGAGCTAGAAGCGAAAGCTGTGTCAACTGAAAAGAAAGGGATATGGAATTGGAAGCCGATTCGAGCGCTTACGCATATCGGGATGCAAAAGCTGAGCTGCTTGTTATCTGTTGAAGTTGTGACTGCGCAAGGCCTTCCTGCTTCCATGAATGGCCTGCGACTTTCCGTTTGTGTTCGGAAGAAAGAAACCAAAGATGGAGCTGTTAACACCATGCCGTCACGGGTATCACAAGGAGCTGCGGATTTTGAAGAGACTCTTTTTGTTAGGTGCCATGTATATTGCAGTTCTGGCAATGGAAAGCCTACGAAATTTGAGCCTCGTCCGTTTTGGATCTATCTGGTTGCTGTTGATGCTGAAGAGCTTGATTTTGGGAGAAACACTGTGGATTTGAGTCTCCTTATTCAGGAGTCTGTGGAGAAGAGCTACGAAGGAACTCGGGTTCGGCAATGGGACATGAGTTTCAATCTATTAGGGAAGGCGAAAGGGGGAGAACTCATTGTGAAATTGGGATTTCAGATCATGGAAAAAGATGGAGGAATTGGTATTTACAATCAAGCCTCGGGGGGATTGCAAAGCACCAAATCCAAGAATTTTTCAGCATCTTTTGCTCGTAAGCAATCGAAAACATCTTTTAGTGTTCCTAGTCCGAGGATGATGAGCCGATCAGAAGCTTGGACTCCTTCACAAACAGGGGTGACACCTGATCTTCAAGGACTAGATGATTTGAACCTCGATGAACCGGCGACGGTTCCTTCATCCTCTGTCTGCGTTCAGAAATCAGAAGAACCGGAAAAGATGGAAGAGATTGACCTCCCAGAGTTTGATGTTGAAGACAAGGGGGTCGAAATTCAAGAGAAAGAACTCAAAGAAGCCGAGGAAGAAGAACCCGAAGACAATAAATCAGTTTCAAGTGAGGTTGTCAAGGAGATGGTGAATGATCAGTTACATAAGACAAGGTTAACTGAGCTTGATTCGATTGCCCGGCAGATTAAAGCTCTTGAATCTATGATGGGGGATGAAAAGATTGTCAAGGCTGATGAAGAAACAGAATCACAAAGGCTGGATGCTGATGAAGAAACTGTAACAAGGGAATTTCTCCAGATGTTAGAGGATGAAGGAAGCAATGAATTTAAAGATATTCCACATTTTCAACTCGACAAAGCTGAGGATGATACCGCTGGTGATTCTGATTCTAAAGCTTATCTCCCTGATCTAGGAAAGGGGCTAGGCTGTGTGGTTCAAACAAGAGATGGAGGCTACTTAGCTGCTGTGAATCCATTGGATTCCTTGGTTGCTAGAAAAGACATGCCAAAATTAGCTATGCAGGTGTCGAAACCACTGGTTATACCATCAGATAAATCATTGAATGGTTTTGAACTATTTCAGAAGATGGCAGCCGTTGGAGTTGAGAAACTCAGCTCCCAGATTTCATCTTCGATGCCGCTGGATGAAATAATGGGTAAAACTGCAGAGCAGATAGCTTTTGAAGGAATTGCTTCTTCTATTATCCAAGGGAGAAACAAGGAAGGTGCTAACTCGAGTGCAGCTCGCACCATTGCAGCTGTAAAAGTCATGGCGACTGCGATGAACACCGGCAGGAAAGAGAGGATCGCGACTGGGATTTGGAATGTGAGCGAAAACCCATTGACGGCTGAGGAAATTCTAACGTTTTCGCTGCAAAAGATTGAGGGAATGGCAGTTGAAGCCTTGAAAGTACAAGCAGAAATGGCAGAAGAAGAACCACCTTTCGATGTTTCAGCTTTCAGTGGAAAGGCAATAACACAAGATCAACCACTTGATTCTGCTATTCCACTTGAGAATTGGACTAAGGACTACGGCTTGACTTCTTCCGAAGATCAGCTAGGCGACCCGGAAACACTGACGCTAGCATTGGTCGTGCAACTACGTGACCCCTTAAGGCGATACGAGGCAGTTGGAGGCCCTGTATTAGCACTCGTTCATGCGTCAAGTGGTGACATCGAACCAAAGAAGAATGACGAAGAAAAGAGGTTTAAAGTGATGAGTTTGCATGTTGGAGGCTTGAAGGTAGGAACACCTGGAAAAAGGAACATATGGGATAGCGAAAGGCACAGGCTAACTGCGATGCAGTGGCTCGTAGCATACGGATTGGGCAAGTCTGGAAGAAAAGGTAAACAAGTAGTGTCAAAGGGACAAGATTTGTTGTGGAGCCTTTCCTCGAGAGTAATGGCCGACATGTGGCTCAAAACAATGAGAAACCCGGATGTTAAGTTTGCAAAGTGA